Below is a window of Geomonas oryzisoli DNA.
CACGGCGCGTGGCGTGGCGCGGTGCGAACAGCTCATGGCACTCGAGCAGGAGCTCGGCTTCCGCTCCTCCTTCAACTTCGTCGCCCATGACTACCACCTTCCTCCCTACCTGCGGGAAAAAATCGTGTCCCATGGCTTCGAGGTGGGGCTGCACGGCCTGGAGCATAACCGGAAGCTGTACGAATCGCAGGAGACCTTCGCCGAGCACGCATTGAAGATCAACGACTACCTGAAGCAATGGGGGGCGGTCGGCTTTCGTTCCCCGTGCGTCTATCACAACTTCGACTGGCTGCATCAGCTGGACATCCTGTACGAGGCCTCAGCGTTCGACACCGATCCATTCGAGCCGCAATCCGACGGGCTGAAGACGATCTTCCCGGTGCACAAGACCAAGGTCCCGGGCAGGGAATACGTGGTGCTTCCCTATACGCTCCCGCAGGATTTCACGATGTTCATCCTGTTCCGGGAGAAGGACATCACCATCTGGAAGGAGAAGCTGCGCTGGATCGCGGATCATGGCGGTATGGCCCTCCTGATCACGCACCCGGACTACATGAGCTTTGACAGCGACGTAGGCTATGACGAATACCCGTGCGAGCTGTACCGGGAGCTCCTCGACCACATCAAGACGGAGTACGATGGGCAATACTGGCACCTGTTGCCTCAGGAGATGGCCTCCTTCTGGAAACGGAGCGTCTTCAAGCAGTAAGCGAAGCGAGAGGGGCAGGCTCCGCCAGGTGCCTGTCCCCTTAGGCGCCGCACAGCCGGCGGTACCGAGGGAGGCAGGCGGATGAGCATCTTCAACTGGCTCCTGGGACTCAACGTGGCCTACATCTTTTTGCTGGCCGCGATCACCATTCTCAACCGGGTTGGCCCGGACCGTTTCTGGGTCGCCGCCTTGAACTTCTACCTCCCCCAACTCATATGGGCGATTCCCGGGCTGGTGCTGGCCCTTGCCGCCTGTCGCAGCGCGAAGATCCTGGTGTGGGTGCCGCTTCTCGGAGTCCTGTGGGTTTTGGGGCCGATCATGGACTGGCACTGGGCCCCGCACAAGGCATGGGCCGATCCTCCGCAGACGCTGCGGGTGATGACCTGGAACGTCAAGTACGGCAAGCGTGACCTGATGCCGCTCATCGAGGAACTGGCCAGGAGCCGCCCCGACATCATCCTGTTCCAGGACGCGGTGGATGCCGGGAGCGGGCCGCTGGCGGACTACCTGACCGGGTGGCAGATGCACAACGAAGGGCAGTACCTGGTCGCCAGCAGGTTTCCCATCTTCGATGTCGAAGTGCATGATCTTCCTTACCATGAACGCAAGGGTGAATCCTTCCTGCGCTGCCGGGTCCGAGTCGGCGCCCGCGACATCTCCCTCTACAACGTCCACTTCAAAACACCCAGGAGAGGCTTGAACGCCTTCCGCAAGGCGCGCCGCGGCGCCTGGTACATACCAAAGGCCATCGACCGCTTCGAAGCCAACGTGGATACGCGCCTCAGGCAGGCGCGGGCCGTGTCCGGATACCTGGCGCAGGAAGAGGGTGAGGTCGTAGTCGCCGGCGACTTCAACTCACCGGACCACTCGCTGGTCTGCGAGACGCTCAGAAAAGCCGGGCTGGCGGATGCGTTCGCCCAGGCGGGGAGGGGGTACGGTTACAGCTACGGGCACTTCCTGCTCAGGAACAAGGTGCCCTGGGTGCGGGCGTCCTGGATGCGCATCGACCACATCATGACCACCTCCGGAATCAAGGCGCAGCGCTGCTGGGTCGGCACCCGTAGGGCCTCGGATCACCGGCCCGTGATAGCGGACTTCTACCTCGGTGATTCCCGTTAGTTTCCTTTTGTCATACCCGTTACTGTTTGCACTTTTCAACAGATAGTGCTAGTTATGAACGTTCCGTCAATGCGACCGTGAAGATTGCGGCATCCCACCGATCATACTCTCCACACGCATCGTAGCTGACATCCCGGTACCTCT
It encodes the following:
- a CDS encoding endonuclease/exonuclease/phosphatase family protein yields the protein MSIFNWLLGLNVAYIFLLAAITILNRVGPDRFWVAALNFYLPQLIWAIPGLVLALAACRSAKILVWVPLLGVLWVLGPIMDWHWAPHKAWADPPQTLRVMTWNVKYGKRDLMPLIEELARSRPDIILFQDAVDAGSGPLADYLTGWQMHNEGQYLVASRFPIFDVEVHDLPYHERKGESFLRCRVRVGARDISLYNVHFKTPRRGLNAFRKARRGAWYIPKAIDRFEANVDTRLRQARAVSGYLAQEEGEVVVAGDFNSPDHSLVCETLRKAGLADAFAQAGRGYGYSYGHFLLRNKVPWVRASWMRIDHIMTTSGIKAQRCWVGTRRASDHRPVIADFYLGDSR